A single window of Ferrimonas balearica DSM 9799 DNA harbors:
- a CDS encoding CheR family methyltransferase: MTLPTMSLAIQDYQAFADFLQRQCGIVLGDNKQYLVRSRLGPLMAAHHATMTDLIREAMRPESSALKTQVIEAMTTNETFWFRDGYPFDLLQGEVLPELAQPNRRLRIWSAACSTGQEPYSLAMSLLEYRRKNPGRLVQGGEILATDLSTKVLEQAQRGEYDALAMARGLSDTRKQQFFECLGSGRMKVKPEVRQSVMFRQQNLLDSYLLLGRFDVIFCRNVLIYFSPESKQKILRQFAAALNPGGYLFLGASESIANLSEDFDMCRYPAGILYRKR, from the coding sequence ATGACATTGCCAACGATGTCTCTGGCAATCCAAGACTATCAGGCCTTCGCTGACTTTCTGCAGCGGCAGTGCGGCATCGTCCTGGGCGACAACAAGCAGTACCTGGTGCGCAGCCGGTTGGGCCCGCTGATGGCGGCCCATCATGCCACCATGACGGACCTGATCCGGGAAGCGATGCGACCGGAAAGCTCGGCCCTGAAAACCCAGGTGATTGAAGCGATGACCACCAACGAAACCTTCTGGTTCCGCGATGGTTATCCCTTCGACCTGCTGCAAGGCGAGGTGTTGCCGGAGCTGGCTCAGCCCAACCGTCGGTTGCGCATCTGGTCGGCGGCCTGCTCCACCGGGCAGGAACCCTACTCGCTGGCCATGAGTCTGCTGGAGTATCGTCGCAAGAACCCGGGCCGGCTGGTTCAGGGCGGTGAGATCCTCGCGACGGATCTCTCCACCAAGGTGCTGGAACAGGCTCAGCGTGGCGAGTATGACGCCCTGGCGATGGCCCGCGGCCTGAGTGACACCCGCAAACAGCAGTTTTTCGAATGCCTCGGCAGTGGCCGCATGAAAGTGAAGCCTGAAGTCCGCCAGAGCGTGATGTTCCGTCAGCAAAACCTGCTCGACAGCTACCTGTTGCTGGGGCGCTTTGACGTCATCTTCTGCCGCAATGTACTGATCTACTTCTCCCCCGAGAGTAAGCAGAAAATCCTGCGGCAATTCGCTGCCGCTTTGAACCCCGGCGGCTACCTGTTCCTGGGGGCGTCGGAGTCCATCGCCAACCTCAGCGAAGATTTCGATATGTGCCGCTACCCCGCGGGTATCCTCTATCGCAAGCGATAA
- a CDS encoding chemotaxis protein CheV, with amino-acid sequence MASILDSVNQRTQLVGQNRLELLLFRLQGRQRYGINVFKVREVLQCPRLTALPHQSGLIRGVAHIRGQTISVIDLSAAIGGPITQNLDTAFIIITEYNRSVQGFLVSAVERIVNLNWEGVLPPPKGSGRSNYLTAVTELEEQLVEILDVEKILDEISPARAEVSDELVAELAPAAATRQTILVADDSAVARKQIQRALEPMGLDIIVVKDGLEALNKLKELAADCQDISEKLTLVVSDIEMPEMDGYTLTAEIRANPKLKSLSVILHTSLSGVFNQAMVQKVGANEFIAKFNPDELARTVNSYLVKTQGE; translated from the coding sequence ATGGCCAGTATTCTGGATTCGGTAAACCAGCGCACTCAGCTGGTGGGTCAAAACCGCCTTGAGTTGCTGCTGTTCCGCCTCCAAGGTCGCCAGCGCTACGGCATTAACGTGTTTAAGGTGCGTGAGGTGCTGCAGTGCCCCCGTCTCACCGCGTTACCCCATCAGAGCGGGTTGATTCGCGGGGTGGCTCATATCCGTGGGCAAACCATCTCCGTCATCGACCTCTCCGCCGCCATTGGTGGCCCGATCACCCAAAACCTCGACACCGCGTTCATCATCATCACTGAGTACAACCGCTCGGTGCAGGGCTTCCTGGTCAGCGCGGTTGAGCGCATCGTCAACCTCAATTGGGAAGGGGTGTTGCCGCCGCCGAAGGGCAGTGGCCGCAGTAACTACCTGACCGCGGTGACCGAGCTGGAAGAGCAGCTGGTTGAGATCCTCGATGTGGAGAAGATCCTCGATGAGATCTCCCCGGCCCGTGCCGAAGTCAGCGATGAACTGGTGGCGGAACTGGCGCCAGCGGCGGCCACCCGCCAGACCATTCTGGTGGCGGACGATTCTGCGGTGGCGCGCAAGCAGATTCAGCGCGCGTTGGAGCCGATGGGTCTGGACATCATTGTGGTGAAGGACGGCCTGGAAGCGCTCAATAAGCTCAAAGAGCTGGCCGCAGACTGCCAGGACATCTCTGAGAAACTGACTCTTGTGGTGTCCGACATCGAGATGCCGGAGATGGATGGCTACACCCTGACCGCTGAAATTCGTGCCAACCCCAAGCTCAAATCACTGAGCGTCATTCTGCACACCTCCCTGTCCGGGGTGTTTAACCAGGCGATGGTGCAGAAGGTGGGGGCCAACGAGTTTATCGCCAAATTCAATCCGGACGAGCTGGCCCGAACCGTCAACAGCTACCTCGTTAAAACGCAAGGGGAATGA
- the flgA gene encoding flagellar basal body P-ring formation chaperone FlgA encodes MRTFSNAYSRILGLVFVLFCTNVAYATETPLETIRATAADYVQAHITVPDGARVSVEANELDKRLKYPQCHSPLLASAPGNNGFGRYVTVKISCPDDDGWSLYVPVQTRFEYPVVVATTTLNADAILEPQHLRVEYRDANTLRGKTVSDPSQLVGARLVRRIGNGQPVSSNNICLVCSGDLVTIYARTGGIEIKTSGEARGSGALGDTIRVQNSRSQRIIDARVVGIGEVEVRM; translated from the coding sequence ATGCGAACTTTCTCAAACGCTTACTCCCGGATTTTGGGGCTGGTATTTGTACTGTTTTGTACCAATGTGGCCTACGCCACCGAAACCCCACTGGAGACCATTCGCGCCACCGCTGCCGATTACGTCCAGGCCCACATCACTGTGCCGGACGGCGCCCGCGTCAGCGTTGAAGCCAATGAACTGGATAAGCGCCTCAAGTACCCACAGTGCCACAGCCCGCTGCTGGCCAGCGCGCCGGGCAACAACGGTTTTGGCCGCTACGTCACGGTAAAAATCAGCTGCCCCGATGACGACGGCTGGTCGCTCTATGTGCCGGTACAGACTCGCTTCGAATACCCGGTGGTGGTGGCCACCACCACCCTGAACGCCGACGCCATCCTTGAACCCCAACACCTTCGTGTTGAATACCGGGACGCTAACACTTTACGCGGCAAAACCGTCAGTGACCCGAGCCAACTGGTGGGCGCCAGACTGGTGCGCCGCATCGGCAATGGCCAGCCGGTCAGCAGCAACAACATCTGTCTGGTGTGCAGCGGCGATCTGGTCACCATCTACGCCCGCACCGGCGGCATCGAGATTAAAACCAGCGGCGAAGCCCGTGGCAGCGGCGCATTGGGCGACACCATCCGGGTGCAAAACAGCCGCTCACAACGTATTATTGATGCCCGAGTGGTCGGAATCGGCGAAGTCGAAGTGAGAATGTAA
- the flgM gene encoding flagellar biosynthesis anti-sigma factor FlgM, giving the protein MAIDLSKLTTGANRPLPSQAQAKPAVSSDNSPAPSSRPAGDAVVLTEQAQQLTRAESNLANATGIDQGKVDSIKQAIAEGRYHVDPERLAQNITKFENELNGLLDD; this is encoded by the coding sequence ATGGCGATCGATCTCAGCAAATTGACCACCGGTGCAAACCGCCCCCTGCCCAGCCAGGCCCAGGCGAAACCGGCCGTCAGCAGCGACAACAGCCCGGCCCCTTCCTCACGTCCGGCTGGCGATGCCGTGGTGCTGACTGAGCAAGCCCAGCAGTTGACCCGTGCCGAAAGCAACCTGGCCAATGCCACCGGCATCGACCAGGGCAAGGTAGACAGCATCAAGCAAGCGATTGCGGAAGGCCGTTACCATGTGGACCCGGAGCGCCTGGCCCAGAACATCACCAAGTTCGAAAACGAACTGAACGGACTGCTGGATGACTGA
- a CDS encoding flagella synthesis protein FlgN — protein MTESTLSELLSQQLVRLDQLLALLERETDALVQRDVDQIEALLKEKLGLLDSIGQADLQLSRHPHIQQASEDPTCAATLAQARERLAQCQSRNQHNQEQAELVGASLTRLQQLLQRTRHASAMTYTGEGQTHVGQRLGKRIQV, from the coding sequence ATGACTGAATCCACCCTGTCTGAACTGCTTTCCCAACAGCTGGTCCGTCTGGACCAGCTGTTGGCGCTTCTGGAGCGGGAAACCGACGCGCTGGTGCAACGCGACGTTGACCAGATTGAAGCCCTGCTGAAAGAGAAGCTGGGCCTGCTGGACAGCATCGGCCAGGCCGACCTCCAGCTCAGCCGTCACCCCCATATCCAGCAAGCCAGTGAAGACCCCACCTGTGCCGCCACCCTGGCCCAGGCCCGCGAGCGTCTGGCCCAATGCCAGAGCCGCAACCAGCACAATCAGGAGCAGGCTGAACTGGTGGGCGCCAGCCTGACCCGCCTGCAACAGCTGCTGCAGCGCACCCGCCACGCCAGCGCCATGACCTACACCGGCGAAGGCCAGACCCACGTCGGCCAGCGCTTGGGCAAACGCATTCAGGTGTAA
- a CDS encoding LPP20 family lipoprotein, whose translation MRILSCALLLTALSGCAGYDRYVEYETVAPESFPVLTATGIAPLSAQLGESEQEKMRRAMRAAKLDAYRELAEQVYGQRIQGVSEMDEMVLRRDEFRAQVDGVIRGARVVRSYPVGDSYITELELDYKVVWELYQQQPRQRVRSVSYY comes from the coding sequence ATGAGAATTCTGTCTTGTGCGCTGTTGCTGACGGCGCTGTCCGGTTGCGCCGGCTATGACCGCTACGTTGAGTATGAAACCGTGGCGCCGGAGTCTTTCCCGGTACTGACCGCCACCGGCATTGCGCCGCTCTCCGCCCAGTTGGGCGAGTCGGAGCAGGAGAAGATGCGCCGGGCGATGCGGGCGGCCAAGCTGGACGCCTACCGTGAACTGGCGGAGCAGGTGTACGGCCAGCGCATCCAGGGTGTCAGCGAGATGGATGAGATGGTGCTGCGCCGTGATGAGTTTCGGGCTCAGGTGGATGGGGTGATCCGCGGTGCCCGGGTGGTGCGCAGTTACCCGGTGGGTGACAGCTACATTACCGAGCTGGAGCTGGACTACAAAGTGGTGTGGGAGCTGTATCAGCAGCAGCCGCGCCAGCGGGTGCGTTCGGTCAGCTATTACTAA
- a CDS encoding FlgO family outer membrane protein: MRVMTPFLAASVLLALSGCASPTDAPDGYVVAEDGKALPPQGGLNVLAEAIARDLVRHHDNLDTTSLTAVTTPVMLEQFDQTSQFARQLGEALTSALHQQGLNLVDLNGSDTVRVTERGNLLLSRDFEKLASQLPVEQVVVATIATNREAVEIQSRIISVSNKRILSTSQSSVPWQQLPQYFGPARQVSLEQGGLYRHSAPGRGGVVELEER, encoded by the coding sequence ATGCGAGTAATGACGCCCTTTCTGGCGGCTTCCGTGTTGTTGGCCTTAAGCGGATGCGCCAGCCCAACGGACGCCCCCGACGGCTACGTTGTGGCGGAAGACGGCAAGGCGTTGCCGCCACAGGGGGGATTGAACGTCCTGGCGGAAGCCATCGCCCGTGACCTGGTGCGTCATCACGACAATCTGGACACCACCTCCCTGACGGCGGTGACCACCCCGGTGATGCTGGAGCAGTTTGACCAGACCAGCCAGTTCGCCCGCCAGTTGGGCGAAGCCTTAACGTCGGCGCTGCACCAGCAGGGCCTGAACCTGGTGGATCTCAACGGCAGCGATACGGTGCGGGTGACGGAAAGGGGCAACCTGCTGCTCAGCCGCGATTTTGAGAAGCTGGCCAGCCAGTTGCCGGTGGAGCAGGTGGTGGTGGCCACCATCGCCACCAACCGGGAAGCGGTGGAGATCCAAAGCCGCATTATCTCGGTGTCCAATAAGCGCATTCTGTCCACCTCACAGAGCAGCGTGCCGTGGCAGCAGCTGCCGCAGTATTTTGGCCCGGCCCGCCAGGTCAGCCTGGAGCAGGGCGGCCTGTATCGACACTCAGCGCCGGGTCGCGGCGGTGTGGTTGAGCTGGAGGAACGATGA
- a CDS encoding flagellar assembly protein T N-terminal domain-containing protein, giving the protein MNRFCLALFALLLLTPATEAGYVELNGQAQIINDDIEDARRRAIDRALSQAVMNAGAQLDYQQHSRNGVLMDEQLSMESQATVESMEILSERRSGSQYHVALRVRLASDTLGECRGPAGRVSISVPRAQVRYREQLVPGGLYELDGAFSRLVSNTLNGEGRYAFGNAREDLRIDMTTHDRQWVHSLGQQDSSQYVLALVFDDLSVERPDRVLGYWERDATRQLALEAVLYDAFTTERVWSQRYRSQGGWPYERQEMADTATERFWNSDFGQELRRIGNDVVQDLNATLACQPLKGRIVELRGNAAVVDLGLRHGLRPGDKLQILPQQDSWAQPGNLVLTLEQVEPERARARMDGATALMGVQVGDWVQRAPR; this is encoded by the coding sequence ATGAATCGGTTTTGCCTCGCCCTTTTTGCCCTGTTGCTGCTCACCCCTGCCACCGAGGCGGGTTACGTCGAGCTGAACGGCCAGGCCCAGATCATCAATGACGACATTGAGGATGCCCGTCGCCGCGCCATCGACCGCGCCCTCAGTCAGGCGGTAATGAATGCCGGTGCCCAGCTGGACTATCAACAGCACAGCCGCAACGGCGTACTGATGGATGAACAGCTGAGCATGGAGAGTCAGGCCACGGTGGAATCGATGGAGATCCTGTCTGAGCGCCGCAGCGGCAGCCAATACCACGTCGCCCTGCGGGTGCGTTTGGCCAGTGACACCCTCGGCGAGTGTCGCGGCCCGGCCGGGCGAGTATCGATTTCCGTGCCCCGCGCTCAGGTACGCTACCGCGAACAACTGGTGCCCGGCGGTTTGTATGAACTGGATGGCGCCTTCAGCCGGCTGGTCAGCAACACCCTCAATGGCGAAGGGCGCTACGCCTTCGGCAACGCCCGGGAAGACCTGCGCATCGACATGACCACCCATGACCGCCAGTGGGTGCACTCACTGGGCCAGCAGGACAGCAGCCAGTACGTGCTGGCGTTGGTGTTTGATGACCTGAGCGTCGAACGCCCCGACCGGGTGCTGGGCTACTGGGAGCGCGACGCCACCCGCCAACTGGCGCTGGAAGCGGTGCTGTACGACGCCTTCACCACCGAACGAGTATGGAGCCAGCGCTACCGCAGCCAGGGCGGCTGGCCCTACGAACGACAGGAGATGGCGGACACCGCCACCGAACGGTTCTGGAACAGCGACTTTGGCCAGGAGCTTCGCCGCATCGGCAACGACGTGGTGCAGGACCTCAACGCCACCCTCGCCTGCCAGCCACTCAAGGGCCGAATTGTTGAACTGCGCGGCAATGCCGCGGTGGTCGACCTTGGCCTGCGCCACGGCCTGCGCCCCGGCGACAAGCTGCAGATCCTGCCGCAGCAGGACAGCTGGGCCCAGCCCGGAAATCTGGTGCTGACTCTGGAACAGGTGGAACCGGAGCGGGCCCGCGCCCGGATGGATGGCGCCACCGCCCTGATGGGGGTACAGGTGGGCGACTGGGTTCAGCGCGCACCGCGATAG
- a CDS encoding methyl-accepting chemotaxis protein, which produces MGFKQTSLKAKILFAFLLSGLLLIAAFSVRLYFGLNTLQGTLVEQTQRTSEQEVLARLKSETNTLSEQIGQTFVGLKRLPLSLASILSGSLNDGTALTRDQVNEMVASVFAGNTELSTIYVQFEANGFDGADHNYVGGEFIHSVPENGGLEIYYFREDDGSIVQEQVEDPSEKYDSSLNDSGQREAEWYLCPRDSGKLCLLEPYAYEVVTGSGEYELMTSLVTPVMAGGTFRGVVGIDVSLPQLQKTVSNLSASLYDGQSRISVLSSQGLLVASTHYADKLASPLQAALPALGDKLLSLHTSAERVWLQDGIYYLGFPIEIAGTDSQWSVLVELPQSVALASAESLASHIDESVLDIMTSMQLTALVLVLLLSASVVLLVRSITAPLKRLQDNIDELASSEGDLTREVHLDTHAELIALSDGMTRFITKLKNLVIEAKGIGNAASDNAAKSSDLNNRARQATEQQQHEIEAIVTASHQMSTTASEVAQRAAAVADHIHAANVEVNTSQGYLTESLEVVEGLTRDMTQASDSISEVVAHTSDINRILDVIRAIAEQTNLLALNAAIEAARAGEQGRGFAVVADEVRSLASKTQVSTEEIHAMIEGLTSVVDKAVTVIEAGSGKAKQAQTHTQSSHQALTSVSEGFSSITDHIAQVATAAEEQNVVTDEISQNLTAISDAAQSLAELTAQNHHFSDELQTQMDLLIHKLSSLKTG; this is translated from the coding sequence ATGGGCTTCAAACAAACGTCACTCAAAGCAAAGATTCTGTTCGCTTTTCTGCTCTCCGGCCTGCTGCTGATTGCGGCGTTCAGTGTACGCCTCTACTTCGGCCTGAACACCCTGCAAGGCACCCTGGTGGAGCAAACTCAACGCACCTCCGAGCAGGAGGTACTGGCCCGCCTAAAGAGTGAAACCAACACCCTCAGTGAGCAGATTGGCCAAACCTTTGTTGGCCTGAAACGCCTGCCCCTGTCGCTGGCTTCCATCCTCTCCGGCAGCCTCAATGACGGCACCGCCCTCACTCGGGACCAGGTCAATGAGATGGTGGCCAGTGTGTTCGCCGGTAATACCGAGCTGAGCACCATCTACGTGCAGTTTGAGGCCAACGGCTTTGATGGCGCAGACCACAACTATGTCGGCGGTGAGTTCATCCACAGCGTGCCGGAGAACGGCGGGCTGGAGATCTACTACTTCCGCGAAGACGACGGCAGCATCGTGCAGGAGCAGGTGGAAGACCCCAGCGAAAAGTACGACAGCAGCCTCAACGACTCCGGCCAGCGTGAAGCGGAGTGGTACCTGTGCCCGCGGGACAGCGGCAAACTGTGTCTGCTTGAGCCCTACGCTTACGAGGTGGTCACCGGCAGCGGTGAGTATGAGTTGATGACCAGCCTGGTCACCCCGGTGATGGCCGGTGGCACCTTCCGTGGCGTGGTCGGCATTGACGTCAGCCTGCCCCAGTTGCAAAAAACCGTCTCCAACCTCAGCGCGTCCCTCTACGACGGCCAAAGCCGCATCAGCGTGCTGAGCAGCCAGGGCCTGCTGGTGGCCTCCACCCACTACGCTGACAAGCTGGCCAGCCCGCTGCAGGCGGCGCTGCCAGCGCTCGGAGACAAACTGCTGTCCCTGCACACCAGCGCTGAGCGGGTGTGGCTGCAAGATGGCATCTACTACCTCGGCTTCCCCATTGAGATTGCCGGCACCGACAGCCAATGGTCGGTGCTGGTGGAACTGCCGCAGTCGGTGGCACTGGCCAGCGCTGAATCACTGGCCAGCCACATCGATGAGAGTGTGCTGGACATCATGACTTCGATGCAGCTCACCGCGCTGGTGCTGGTGCTGCTGCTCTCCGCCAGCGTGGTACTGCTGGTGCGCTCCATCACCGCACCGCTTAAGCGCCTGCAGGACAATATCGACGAACTGGCCAGCAGCGAGGGCGACCTCACCCGCGAGGTGCACCTGGACACCCACGCTGAGCTGATCGCCCTCAGTGACGGGATGACCCGCTTCATCACCAAGCTGAAAAACCTGGTGATCGAAGCGAAGGGGATCGGCAACGCCGCCAGTGATAACGCCGCCAAGAGCAGTGACCTCAACAACCGCGCCCGCCAGGCCACGGAGCAACAGCAGCACGAGATTGAAGCGATCGTCACCGCCAGCCACCAGATGTCCACCACCGCCTCGGAGGTAGCGCAGCGTGCCGCCGCCGTGGCCGATCACATCCACGCGGCCAATGTGGAGGTCAACACCTCGCAGGGCTACCTGACCGAATCACTGGAGGTGGTTGAGGGGCTGACCCGGGACATGACCCAGGCCAGCGACTCCATCTCCGAGGTGGTGGCCCACACCAGCGACATCAACCGCATTCTGGATGTGATTCGCGCCATCGCTGAGCAAACCAACCTGCTGGCACTCAACGCCGCCATTGAAGCCGCCCGCGCCGGTGAGCAGGGCCGCGGCTTTGCCGTGGTGGCGGATGAGGTGCGCTCACTGGCGTCGAAAACCCAGGTCAGTACCGAGGAGATCCACGCCATGATCGAGGGGCTGACCTCCGTGGTCGACAAGGCGGTGACCGTGATTGAAGCGGGCAGCGGCAAAGCGAAGCAGGCCCAGACCCACACCCAGAGCAGCCACCAGGCGCTGACCTCGGTATCCGAAGGGTTCAGCTCCATCACTGACCACATCGCCCAGGTGGCCACCGCCGCCGAGGAACAGAACGTGGTGACCGATGAGATCAGCCAAAACCTCACCGCCATCAGCGATGCCGCTCAGTCCCTGGCGGAGCTGACCGCGCAGAACCACCACTTCAGTGACGAGCTCCAGACTCAGATGGATCTGCTTATCCATAAGCTCAGCAGCCTCAAAACCGGCTGA
- a CDS encoding chalcone isomerase family protein yields the protein MKHLIALLALTLSVLTPAHATEVAGVKLDPSLTIQGESLNYYGAGIRSKYFMKLYVGSLYAQQAGLDADGILASDKITAVRLNILSGMITSERMIDTIEEGFDTATDGNVAPLRERLDRFMAVFDAPVEVGDQFTMVSIPGVGLEAYKNGQLLTLVEGDDFRHALFAIWLGNKPADKKLKAAMLGE from the coding sequence ATGAAACACCTGATCGCCCTGCTGGCACTGACCCTGTCCGTGCTCACTCCCGCCCACGCCACCGAAGTCGCTGGCGTCAAACTGGACCCCAGCCTGACCATCCAGGGTGAGTCCCTGAACTACTACGGCGCGGGCATCCGCTCCAAGTACTTTATGAAACTGTACGTGGGCTCTCTCTATGCCCAGCAGGCGGGCCTGGACGCTGACGGCATTCTGGCCAGCGACAAGATCACCGCAGTCCGTCTGAACATCCTCTCCGGCATGATCACCTCTGAGCGCATGATCGACACCATCGAAGAGGGCTTCGACACCGCCACTGACGGCAACGTGGCCCCGCTGCGTGAGCGTCTGGATCGCTTTATGGCGGTATTCGATGCACCGGTAGAGGTGGGCGACCAGTTCACCATGGTTTCCATCCCCGGTGTGGGCCTGGAAGCCTACAAGAATGGTCAGTTGCTGACTCTGGTGGAAGGCGATGACTTCCGCCACGCCCTGTTTGCCATCTGGCTGGGCAACAAGCCGGCGGACAAGAAACTGAAAGCGGCCATGCTGGGCGAGTAA
- a CDS encoding outer membrane beta-barrel protein, whose translation MKLPLISLSLLALAATPALARPQGAPSPWKLNLYGIQMTDTDLAEDGGFKDSAFGAELGYSTRLGPKWIVGASASVNRRYTDFDARTLFDGTLARFDHRDRIGLGFNGIYLLNKEWQVIVAPRFQWAAAEDASLSDGFSYGVLAGGMYRVNEDLQLGLGLSYLNDVKETKSFPILLVKWQITDKLKLDNPFDPGFAGRAGLELSYRWNPHFELGVGGAYRSDRFAAEQGAVEFEEPLFFGRLSYFPSDTWNVTAALGYRAEGEMKWEGDGLREQSQDLDGRMGFGVNVSWKF comes from the coding sequence ATGAAGTTACCCCTTATCTCCCTGTCTCTGCTGGCGCTGGCCGCTACCCCGGCTTTGGCCCGTCCACAAGGGGCACCCTCGCCCTGGAAATTGAACCTGTACGGCATCCAGATGACGGACACCGACCTGGCTGAAGATGGCGGCTTTAAGGACTCGGCCTTTGGCGCAGAGCTGGGTTACAGCACCCGTCTTGGTCCAAAGTGGATTGTGGGTGCCAGTGCCAGTGTGAACCGCCGTTACACCGACTTTGATGCCCGCACTTTGTTTGATGGCACGCTGGCACGTTTTGATCACCGCGACAGAATCGGGCTGGGTTTTAATGGCATCTACCTGCTCAATAAAGAGTGGCAGGTGATTGTGGCGCCCCGTTTCCAGTGGGCTGCAGCCGAGGACGCCAGCCTCTCCGACGGTTTCAGCTACGGTGTGCTGGCGGGCGGGATGTACCGGGTTAACGAGGACCTGCAACTGGGTTTGGGCCTCTCCTACCTGAATGACGTGAAAGAGACCAAAAGCTTCCCCATTCTGCTGGTGAAGTGGCAGATCACCGACAAGCTCAAACTGGATAACCCCTTTGACCCCGGCTTCGCCGGGCGCGCCGGCTTGGAGCTGAGCTACCGCTGGAATCCCCACTTTGAACTGGGGGTCGGTGGCGCCTACCGCAGTGACCGTTTTGCGGCGGAGCAGGGGGCGGTGGAGTTTGAGGAGCCGCTGTTCTTCGGCCGTCTGAGCTACTTCCCCAGCGATACCTGGAACGTCACCGCCGCGCTGGGTTACCGCGCCGAAGGGGAGATGAAGTGGGAGGGGGATGGCCTGCGTGAGCAGAGTCAGGACCTGGATGGCAGGATGGGCTTTGGCGTCAACGTCAGCTGGAAGTTCTGA
- a CDS encoding TetR/AcrR family transcriptional regulator, with amino-acid sequence MTQNLTARSEKKRRQILEAAGQLFVQQGFITTSMDEVAQQAGVSKQTVYAHFGSKDELFTHCVEQKCITNELLPTALSGDDPRQVLLDFTARFVEMINSDEAVYVYRLCISQAETHPELSERYFEAGPAKVIGAVAEYLATLSDNGLLKIDDPVLAAEHLLLMSRGMVNMRKSLGLTIEESAAQRHQRVIQTVEHFLRGYGWQQ; translated from the coding sequence ATGACCCAAAATTTAACAGCACGAAGCGAGAAGAAGCGCCGGCAAATCCTTGAGGCTGCTGGGCAACTCTTTGTCCAACAGGGGTTTATCACCACCAGCATGGACGAAGTGGCGCAACAGGCTGGGGTGTCCAAGCAAACCGTTTACGCCCACTTTGGCAGTAAGGATGAGTTGTTTACCCACTGCGTTGAGCAGAAGTGCATCACCAACGAACTGCTGCCGACTGCCCTGTCCGGGGATGACCCGCGCCAGGTGCTGCTGGACTTTACGGCGCGCTTTGTTGAGATGATCAACAGCGATGAAGCGGTGTATGTTTATCGTCTTTGTATCAGTCAGGCGGAGACCCACCCGGAGCTGTCAGAGCGCTACTTCGAAGCGGGCCCGGCCAAGGTGATTGGGGCGGTGGCGGAGTACCTTGCCACGCTGTCTGACAACGGTTTGCTCAAGATTGATGACCCTGTGCTGGCGGCGGAACACCTGCTGCTGATGAGCCGTGGCATGGTGAACATGCGCAAGTCCCTCGGGCTCACCATTGAGGAGAGCGCCGCCCAGCGACATCAGCGCGTCATACAAACTGTGGAACATTTTCTGCGCGGTTACGGCTGGCAACAGTGA